ACAGCTTTCTACAATCTTACCCGTATCAGGTGTACGCCTTGACACCAATGAGATACGCCAACTCCTTACCATTGAAGTTAAAGAACGATCAGGCGCATACCTTCCAACAAGAGCACTATCCGACGGAACACTTCGGTTCTTGACGCTATGCATAATGGCAGAAGACAGCGATTTTGAAGGGTTGCTTTGCTTTGAAGAGCCCGAAAATGGGATACACCCAGCCAAGATGAGAGAAATCTATGACTTGCTTACCGGGATGTCTGTAGACACCCACGACGTGGTCAATGAAGAGAACCCTATGCGCCAGGTCATAATCGCCACGCACTCCCCAACAATGGTACAACTTCAGAATGAAGAAGATCTTGTATATGTTGAAAGCGTAAAAACAAAAGGCCCAAATGGACTTCCCACAAACACGCTACGAACAAAAAGCTTGCATGGCACCTGGAGAAGCAAAGAGTCTGGAAAATATATCAGCAAGGCTTCCATAGGTGCATACCTGTCTCTTCCCAAGGACGCACAAATCAAGCTGGAAATCTAACATGCAAGAAATAAACTTTATCCTAACATGCGAAGGGACTTCAGACGCTAACTTGGTTGAGCATTTAAAGAACCTCTTAATTCAGCGAGGGGCAGATGAAGTAAGCGGCCAACATGCAGATTTATCAATTCTGCGGAAACCACCTGGTGGGTCAGTACGCGAAAAACTTAATGCAATCAATGAGTTGTACCCAGAAGCAAATGTCGTCTTCATTCACCGTGACGCTGACAACCAAGGTGCTGAAGAAAGAGCTAATGAAATTAAAGAGCAAAGCGAAAATTTTCCAAAAACTACCATCCCTCTCATCCCGGTCAAAATAACTGAGACATGGCTTCTAGCAGACAAAGAAAAAATCACAGAGATAACCGGAGTCGAACCCAACAACATACCTCCTTTAAAAAACCTTGAAAAAAGTGGAAGGGCAAAAGAAATCCTAATGGACTGTTTGACCTCTGGCGTTAAAAAGAAGCAGAAAAAGACGACTTTTTATAGAGCTAGGGCCCAACTCTGTCAAGAACTCAGACCCGAAGGCCCCGTGAGTATGCTGGCATCCTACAATGCTTTCACACAAAAAATTGATGAGCTTTTCCTTTAGCAAAAGAAAAAACCTCTATACAGAAATATTTATGGGCATTAGATTGATTCAAGCAAGGAGGTCGACGAGGGCGTGCGCAAGGTCAACATCGACACCGACCTGCGCCTGGCCTCCACCTGACCCGCTATGCACAACTTACTGATCCCTGTGGTTGCCATCCTCGTCGCCGCCGGCCTGATCGTCGGCGCCCAGGCGGTCTCCGACGCCAAGCGCGACGAGCGCATCTCTGCCGCCATCGCCGAGCGCCTCGACACCACCGAGCGCGTCGACCTCTCTCACCTCAGCGAGGTCAACAAGGGCTATGGCCTGTGCGGCGACTACGCGCTGCCCGGCGGCCCCACCGCCCGCTTCTACTACCACACCGTCACCGAGCGCCTGGCGCTGGATGACGCCGCGCCCCTCTACCGCGACAACTGCGCCCGACTCGCCCGCTGAGACGCATCGGCGGCGCGGCATCGGTCTCGAGCGGGGCATCGGCGCCTCCTGGAGTGGGTAGCAGTTCGTCGGTGCGTTCAACCTGGCCCAGCCACCGCGCGGCACAGCCCTTCATGCCCGGCCCCGGACAAGCCGGTGATCCTCACCGGGGCCCAGATCCCCTGGGAAAGCCGAGCAGACGGCGGCCCGACGCGTGTCCTAGAGTGGAGGTGACGTCTTCAAACGGGAGAGCGAGATGAAGGGACGAATACCACGCCCGGGATCGGTGCTGATGATGGCCGCACTGCTGCTGGCGGTCCCCGTCCCCCTGCAGGCGGCGTCGGAGACGGCGACGGATGACACGGTGGCAGGCCAGGAGGCCGACGAGGCCACCAAGGACCTGGAGAGCGTGCCCGAGCCGGTCGAGCAGGCGCGTCTCGAGACGCGGCAGCAGGCCGACTACGGTCCCTACCTCACCGACCGCGAGGGCATGAGCCTGTACCTGTTCGCGATGGAGGAGCCGGGGAGCGGCAGCCACTGCGCGCAGTCCTGCGCCATCGCCTGGCCGCCCTACACTACTCGCCAGGCGCCCCAGGCCGGCAAGGGCGTCGATGCCGACAAGCTCGGCACCATCGAGCGCGAGGACGGCACCCGCCAGGTGACCTATGCCGGCTGGCCGCTCTACTACTTCAGCGGCGACAAGGAGGCCGGCGACGCCCTCGGCCAGGATGTGCTGCACCTGGGCGCGCCCTGGTACCTGGTCTCGCCGGCAGGCGAGAAGATCGAGCAGGGCCAGCGCCAATCGGCCCCCGACGCGCCGCAGGGGAGCCCCGGGGACTAGTCTCCCGGATGCTCCAGGGCGCGCCGCGGCCGGCGGCGCTCGCTGCGGCGGCGCGCCTCCTCGCCCAGGCGATGGCCGACTACCCGGGCCACGCCGACCAGGGCGCCGCTCGCCATGCCCCAGACCAGGGCCTCCCGCCACCGGGTATCGCGGCGCCCGGGGTTCTCCGGCGGGGCGGCCCCGGCCGCCTTGCGGTAGGCCTCCCGGGCGGTGTGCCGGGTCAACAGCCCGGCGCCGATGACGGCCGTGTAGCCGACCACCGACCAGAGCATTTTCCGTTTCATGACTTGACGGCCTCCGGGTGAACGCTGTGGACTGGCGGATCAGTGCCGCCCCTCCCTGAGTATCATGGCAGGGCGCCGCCATCATCGCCCAGCGCCCCTCGGCAGGAGCCGACATGTCCGACACCCTCAGCGCCCGAACGGCAGGTAACGGGCACCACGCGCCCCGCCCCTCCCGCGCGACGAGGCCCTCCCCTTGCTGACGGACCTCGCCCTCGTCACCGCCGTCGCCCTGTTCGTCGGTTGCACCCTGGTGATCGGCGTGGCGGGCACCCGGCTGGCCCATATCGTCGACGACCTCGCCGATCGCACCGGGCTCGGCGAGGCCATCGCCGGGGCCGTGCTGCTGGGCATGGCCACCTCCCTGTCGGGGCTGGTGCTGTCGGTCTCCGCGGCGCTGGCCGACCGCCCGACCCTGGCCATGAGCAATGCCCTGGGCGGCATCGCCGTGCAGACCCTGTTCCTGACCATCGCGGACCTGGTCCATCGGCGGGCCAACCTGGAACATGCCGCCGCCTCCATCGGCAACCTGATGCAGGGGGGGCTGCTGCTGTGCCTGCTGGCGCTGGTGCTGGTGGGTCGCTTCGCCCCCGAGTGGACCCTGTGGCAGGTGCACCCGGTGACCCCGCTGCTGTTGCTGGCCTACCTGTTCGGGCTGCGCCTGGCGGACCGCACCAAGGACAGGCCCATGTGGCGCCCGGCCCAGACCCGCGAGACACAGCCCGACATCCCCGACGAGCAGGCCATGGCCCGCTCGGCCCTGAGCCTGTGGCTGAGCTTCCTGGGCCTGGCCTTGGCGCTCGGGGCCAGCGGCTGGCTGCTCGAGCGCGCCGCCTCGGTGATCGCCGCCGAGACCGGCCTCGGCCAGTCGGTGGTGGGCGCCCTGATGACCGCGGTGGTGACCTCGCTGCCGGAGCTGGTCACCTCGGTGGCGGCGGTGCGACGGGGCGCCCTGACCCTGGCCGTGGCCGGCATCATCGGCGGTAACGCCTTCGATACCCTCTTCGTGGCCGCCTCGGACGTCGCCTATCGGGGCGGGTCCATCTATCACGCCATCCCCGACCCGGTGGCGCTGTGGGTCGCGCTGTCGCTGCTGATGACCGCCATCCTGATGGTCGGCATGATCCACCGCGAGCGGCTGGGGCCGGGCCGCATCGGCTTCGAGAGCCTGGCCATCGCCGGCTGCTACCTGGCCGGCGTGCTGTCCCTGCTGTTCACCTCCGGCTGATCACCTCCGGCTGAGACCGTCTCCCGCGGGAGACGGGGCCTGCAACTTTAAAAACAGTGTTCACAAAATAGGGAAACTGGGCTTTAATGAATGATGAGCGCTGGCGATATGACACAATGGCGTTCACAACTTCCTGACACGCCCGCGAGGTCTGGTGATGGCACGCCCTCTCTGCCTGCTCTTCGATTGCGACGGCACCCTGGTCGACAGCGAACCCCTGTTGGCCGACGAGATGGAGACGAGCCTCACCGCCGTGGGCCTGCCCTTCCAGGCCAGCGATTACATCGGCGAGTTCCGGGGCGCCCGCTTCCGCCATATCGTCGCCGAGCTGGAACGCCGCCACGGCGCGGTGGACCCCGGCCACCTCGAGGTGCTGGAACGCGACATGCGCGCCAACCTCAATCGCCGCCTGGCCACCGACCTCAAGCCCATCACCGGCGCCACCGAGGCCCTGGCCAGCCTCACCGGCCACCCCATGGGCGTGGTCTCCAACGGCCCGGTGAACAAGATCCGCACCTCCCTGATGGCGACCCGGCTCGAAGCCGTCTTCGGCGATCACCTGTTCAGCGCCTACGAGGCCCAGTGCTGGAAACCCGACCCCTGCCTCTATCACCACGCCGCCAGCCTGATGGGCTATGCCGCCGAGGACTGCGTGGCCATCGACGACGCCATCGTCGGGGTGAGGGCCGCGCTGGCCGCCGGCATGACGGTGATCCACCTCAACCGCTTCCCGGACGCCGAGGAGACCCCCGAGGGCGCCATCACGATCACCAGCATGTTCCAGCTGCCCACCGTGATCTCGCGCCTGGAGAGCTCCCGCCACCTGGCGACTTCCCAGGCCTGATGCCGCCGCCCCTGGCCTCGGTCAGGCCCCCACACGGCAGGGTGCAGCCGGTGACCTCCCGAGCCGTGACGGCGCCCGGGAGTCGGTGCCCCCGAGGACAGCCACCCGCCCCCCGACCTTTGTCTAGCCCCGGACGCCTTGCCAGCCGGCACTCCCCGCGCCTACGATGGTAACGTTCCCATCCCAGGCCGATCCGCCGATGTCCAAGAACGCCCAACGCGCCACCCTCCTGGAAGTCGCCCGCGACGCCGGCGTCTCCAAGACCAGCGTCTCCCGCTATTTCGGCGGCGAGCGAGAGCGCCTGTCGCGGGACATGCAGCGGCGCATCGCGGCCAGCGCCAGGCGCCTGGGCTATCGTCCCAACCAGATGGCCCGCGGGCTCAAGGGCGGTCGCTCGCGCCTGATCGGCATGCTGGTGGCGGACATCCGCAACCCCTTCTCGATCGCGGTGATGCACGGGGTGGAGCAGGCCTGCCGGGAGCAGGGCCTCTCGCTGATGGTCTGCAACACCGACAACGACCCGGCCCTGGAACGAGAGCACCTGGCCCTGCTCGCCGGCTACCAGGTGGAGGGACTGGTCATCAACGTCGCCGGCCGGCCCAGCCGGGAGCTCGAGGCCCTGGCCGCCCAGGGCACCCCCCTGGTGCTGCTCGACCGCTCACTGGGCGACTTCGAGGCCGACGTGGTGGGACTCGACAACGCCAGCGCCATCGATAGCGCCCTCGACCATCTGCAGGCCCAGGGCTACGGCGAGCTGCTCTACGTCAGCGAACCGCCAGCCGAGGCCAGCTCGCGCCGGGCCCGCCTGGCGCGCTTCCACGAGCAGCTCGCCGCCCGCGAGCTGAGCGGCGAGGCGTGCTGCCTGGCGCTCGACGGCCATGCGTCGGCGCTGGAGCGCGCCATCGCCGCCTTCCTGGACGCCCCGGCCGACAGGCCCCGGGCACTGCTGTGCGCCAACGGCAACGTCACCCTGGCGGTGACCCGGGCGCTGCAGGCCCTCGGCGTCCCCCTGGGCGAGACCGGGCTGATGGGCATCGACGAGCTCGACTGGTGCGCCCTAGTCGCCCCCGGCATCACCACCCTCGCCCAGCCCACCGAGGACATCGGCCGGACGGCGGTGGACAGCCTGCTGCAACGCCGTACGCAGCGCGAACGTCCCGCCCCGCCGCGGCACATCCACTACCAGGCCCGGCTCATCGCTCGCGGCTCGACCCGCCGCCCGGCATCGGGCCGCTGACATGAGCCCGGTCGAAGCGCTCGTCCGGCAGGGCCCATCTACCGGATGGTATCGTTCCCACTTT
The Halomonas sp. M4R1S46 DNA segment above includes these coding regions:
- a CDS encoding DUF4235 domain-containing protein — protein: MKRKMLWSVVGYTAVIGAGLLTRHTAREAYRKAAGAAPPENPGRRDTRWREALVWGMASGALVGVARVVGHRLGEEARRRSERRRPRRALEHPGD
- a CDS encoding LacI family DNA-binding transcriptional regulator; translation: MSKNAQRATLLEVARDAGVSKTSVSRYFGGERERLSRDMQRRIAASARRLGYRPNQMARGLKGGRSRLIGMLVADIRNPFSIAVMHGVEQACREQGLSLMVCNTDNDPALEREHLALLAGYQVEGLVINVAGRPSRELEALAAQGTPLVLLDRSLGDFEADVVGLDNASAIDSALDHLQAQGYGELLYVSEPPAEASSRRARLARFHEQLAARELSGEACCLALDGHASALERAIAAFLDAPADRPRALLCANGNVTLAVTRALQALGVPLGETGLMGIDELDWCALVAPGITTLAQPTEDIGRTAVDSLLQRRTQRERPAPPRHIHYQARLIARGSTRRPASGR
- a CDS encoding sodium:calcium antiporter, giving the protein MLTDLALVTAVALFVGCTLVIGVAGTRLAHIVDDLADRTGLGEAIAGAVLLGMATSLSGLVLSVSAALADRPTLAMSNALGGIAVQTLFLTIADLVHRRANLEHAAASIGNLMQGGLLLCLLALVLVGRFAPEWTLWQVHPVTPLLLLAYLFGLRLADRTKDRPMWRPAQTRETQPDIPDEQAMARSALSLWLSFLGLALALGASGWLLERAASVIAAETGLGQSVVGALMTAVVTSLPELVTSVAAVRRGALTLAVAGIIGGNAFDTLFVAASDVAYRGGSIYHAIPDPVALWVALSLLMTAILMVGMIHRERLGPGRIGFESLAIAGCYLAGVLSLLFTSG
- a CDS encoding HAD-IA family hydrolase, with protein sequence MARPLCLLFDCDGTLVDSEPLLADEMETSLTAVGLPFQASDYIGEFRGARFRHIVAELERRHGAVDPGHLEVLERDMRANLNRRLATDLKPITGATEALASLTGHPMGVVSNGPVNKIRTSLMATRLEAVFGDHLFSAYEAQCWKPDPCLYHHAASLMGYAAEDCVAIDDAIVGVRAALAAGMTVIHLNRFPDAEETPEGAITITSMFQLPTVISRLESSRHLATSQA